Proteins co-encoded in one Ziziphus jujuba cultivar Dongzao chromosome 9, ASM3175591v1 genomic window:
- the LOC107426418 gene encoding small ribosomal subunit protein uS13z/uS13y/uS13x, protein MSLVANEDFQHILRVLNTNVDGKQKIMFALTSIKGIGRRFANIVCKKADVDMNKRAGELSAAELDNLMVIVANPRQFKIPDWFLNRKKDYKDGRYSQVVSNALDMKLRDDLERLKKIRNHRGLRHYWGLRVRGQHTKTTGRRGKTVGVSKKR, encoded by the exons ATG TCGCTGGTTGCAAACGAAGATTTCCAGCATATACTTCGTGTGCTGAACACGAACGTGGATGGGAAGCAGAAGATTATGTTTGCTCTGACCTCCATTAAAGGTATTGGTCGCCGTTTCGCCAACATCGTCTGCAAAAAAGCTGATGTCGACATGAACAAAAG AGCTGGTGAACTATCAGCCGCGGAGCTTGATAACCTGATGGTGATTGTTGCAAATCCAAGGCAATTCAAAATTCCAGACTGGTTTCTGAACAGGAAGAAGGACTACAAGGATGGAAGATATTCCCAAGTTGTATCCAATGCATTGGACATGAAGCTGAGGGATGACCTTGAGCGATTGAAGAAGATCAG GAATCACCGTGGTCTTCGACACTACTGGGGTCTTCGTGTTCGTGGACAACACACTAAGACCACTGGTCGCAGGGGAAAGACTGTTGGTGTCTCCAAGAAACGATAA
- the LOC107426422 gene encoding transcription repressor OFP16 gives MPSTLGKNLNLCFTKIKLPLASQSTAMNQIPTPPPNHQHSHHSRPFPTTTTTSTSILIKNFNSLYEYTFDSTTSKSLTQSPSSLSTSSSISETPPAAADFATAFASQRFFFSTPGRSNSIIESTSPSTAGGGAAPDPSTLELDHTLFNNSVAVPTLSPDPYTDFRRSMQEMVEARELMDVKKSNWEFLHELLLCYLALNPKSTHKFIIGAFSDLLVSLMPPHSDSEGLQENDFVAAATAAAAGVCEISRQCT, from the coding sequence ATGCCAAGCACACTGGGGAAGAACCTGAATCTCTGTTTCACAAAGATCAAGCTTCCTTTAGCTTCCCAATCCACTGCCATGAATCAAATACCAACCCCACCACCAAATCACCAACATAGTCATCACAGCCGTCCATttcccaccaccaccaccacttccACATCCATCTTGATCAAAAACTTCAACTCCCTCTATGAATACACCTTCGACTCCACCACCTCCAAATCCCTCACCCAATCTCCTTCCTCCCTCTCCACCTCCTCCTCTATCTCCGAAACCCCTCCGGCCGCCGCCGATTTCGCAACCGCATTCGCCTCCCAACGCTTCTTCTTCTCCACTCCCGGCCGCTCCAACTCCATCATAGAATCCACCTCACCATCCACAGCTGGTGGCGGCGCCGCCCCGGACCCCTCCACCTTAGAGCTCGACCACACGCTCTTCAACAACAGCGTCGCCGTGCCTACGTTGTCACCCGATCCCTACACGGACTTCCGGCGGTCCATGCAGGAGATGGTGGAGGCGCGTGAGCTCATGGATGTGAAGAAATCCAATTGGGAGTTCTTGCATGAGCTTCTCTTGTGTTACCTTGCACTTAACCCTAAAAGCACTCACAAATTCAtcatcggagctttttccgatCTTCTTGTCAGTCTCATGCCACCGCACTCCGATTCAGAAGGCCTACAGGAAAATGACTTCGTCGCCGCCGCCACAGCCGCAGCCGCCGGTGTATGTGAGATTTCACGGCAGTGCACGTAA
- the LOC107425959 gene encoding late embryogenesis abundant protein D-34, translated as MSQRQPQRPLADQVSEREPVKYGDVFNVSGELASKPIAPRDAAAMQAAENAALGKTQRGGPAAVMQSAANINEQAGVVSHNQATDVARNQGVSVSEVDVGGNRFVREDVGGQVVGEYVEPHMTTRSTGAVLDRNAITIGEVLEATALSIGDKPVDQSDAAAIQAAEVRATGNNEILPGGVGATAQTAATHNTRTMSDGDKTRVSDVLADATTKLPSDKAVTREDAEGVIGAEIRNNTNMSTTPGGVAASMAAAARINQNI; from the exons ATGAGCCAACGACAGCCGCAGAGGCCTCTTGCTGACCAGGTTTCTGAGAGAGAACCGGTCAAATATGGTGATGTTTTCAACGTGTCCGGCGAATTAGCCTCCAAACCAATTGCGCCCAGGGATGCAGCCGCCATGCAAGCTGCTGAGAACGCAGCTCTAGGAAAGACTCAGAGAGGTGGTCCAGCAGCCGTCATGCAGTCAGCGGCTAACATCAACGAGCAAGCCGGTGTTGTTAGCCACAACCAAGCCACAGACGTTGCAAGAAACCAAGGAGTCTCTGTTTCTGAGGTGGACGTTGGCGGCAACCGCTTTGTAAGAGAAGACGTTGGTGGACAG GTTGTGGGTGAATATGTTGAGCCCCATATGACGACCAGGTCAACAGGAGCGGTTCTTGACCGCAATGCGATCACAATCGGTGAAGTCCTGGAGGCCACCGCTCTTTCCATCGGAGACAAACCGGTGGATCAGAGTGACGCTGCTGCGATTCAAGCCGCGGAGGTGAGAGCCACTGGGAATAACGAAATCCTCCCAGGCGGTGTAGGTGCGACAGCTCAGACCGCTGCTACTCATAACACTCGCACCATGTCCGATGGCGACAAGACCAGAGTCTCTGATGTTTTAGCG GATGCAACTACAAAGCTGCCATCGGACAAAGCTGTGACAAGAGAAGATGCCGAAGGCGTAATTGGAGCGGAGATTAGGAACAACACTAATATGAGTACTACTCCCGGTGGAGTTGCGGCGTCAATGGCTGCAGCTGCGAGGATTAACCAGAACATATGA
- the LOC107425951 gene encoding uncharacterized protein LOC107425951 gives MKVHPALKKRNIASPYDVASSSTLKKLRKLPHVFAKVLQLPFHSNADVSVQETSDSFRFTVATTRDSTHAGFRAHAVEIYPGVIKINVVRGTDGADVSVDDQLNLWRYRLPASTKPEMASARCNGQELVVIVPKEVNSEDMIGLKDQEDGEVRGEENGKVIMVQ, from the coding sequence ATGAAGGTCCACCCAGCCCTAAAGAAGAGGAACATCGCTTCTCCCTACGACGTCGCTTCCTCTTCCACCCTAAAGAAACTCAGAAAACTGCCTCACGTTTTCGCTAAAGTTCTCCAGCTACCTTTCCATTCAAACGCCGACGTTTCCGTCCAAGAAACCTCCGATTCTTTCCGTTTCACCGTCGCAACCACCCGAGATTCCACCCACGCCGGTTTCCGCGCCCACGCGGTTGAGATCTATCCCGGCGTCATCAAGATTAATGTGGTCAGAGGAACGGACGGCGCCGATGTTTCAGTAGATGATCAGCTGAATCTCTGGAGGTATCGGCTCCCGGCTTCTACGAAGCCAGAGATGGCAAGCGCGAGATGTAATGGTCAAGAATTGGTTGTGATAGTGCCGAAGGAAGTGAATTCCGAAGACATGATTGGTTTGAAAGATCAAGAAGATGGAGAGGTTAGGGGTGAAGAAAATGGGAAAGTTATCATGGTTCAgtag
- the LOC107425967 gene encoding uncharacterized protein LOC107425967 yields the protein METLVVVAQHRNQYYSRGKPQGPARYGSSPSRDFRGINCRSFQSAAGLLPTPFKACTSPVSKRACSSPKTPIPSLYSHSDNKTRSLTKAKSTPIAINVNASDKGKHFSEEVSEETLSFSELWAGPAYSNSPPPSSLPIPKFSVRPKRTVSLELPGSAPEIEMHPMAKSAPPSPTREHNPSKRDLFLSAECATKTLRRILNLDILSE from the coding sequence ATGGAGACGCTTGTTGTTGTGGCTCAACATAGGAACCAATACTACAGCCGGGGCAAGCCACAGGGGCCTGCTCGGTATGGTTCGTCACCTTCTAGAGACTTTAGAGGGATAAACTGCCGGAGTTTTCAATCTGCTGCTGGTCTACTTCCAACCCCGTTCAAGGCTTGTACCAGCCCTGTATCCAAACGGGCATGTTCTTCTCCAAAAACACCTATACCTTCCCTTTATTCACACTCTGATAACAAAACTCGCAGTTTAACAAAGGCCAAAAGCACTCCAATTGCTATCAATGTCAATGCTTCTGATAAAGGGAAACATTTTAGTGAAGAGGTTTCGGAAGAAACACTTTCGTTTTCTGAGCTCTGGGCTGGTCCCGCATACTCAAACTCACCACCACCCAGTTCGTTACCCATACCCAAATTTTCCGTCCGGCCAAAGAGAACCGTGTCGCTGGAGTTGCCTGGTTCAGCCCCCGAGATTGAAATGCACCCAATGGCTAAGTCTGCTCCCCCATCTCCAACTAGGGAGCATAACCCTTCTAAAAGAGATCTCTTCCTTAGTGCTGAATGTGCGACCAAGACCCTGCGTCGCATTCTTAATCTTGACATCCTCAGTGAATGA
- the LOC107425965 gene encoding FCS-Like Zinc finger 8: MLRNRSRAVTSKQALMADHSSQPSPAQNYTKPIQSFFGSPRFRAFTMKGFPETGVLMSPTSILDNKPISPFGNSFSYSKSQSISPKFLQENKQSWTKAGTKGIGLALIDPLNDETIQNCSTKSGSGKVLFGTKLRVQIPTLQTSTLYPIESPKSPADFGTKTRYSHISAIGSPNSSSQTKDSPGVLTTCISMSDMEHSEEYTCVISHGPNPRTTRIFDNCIVESFYSLSDKSNSVSQNFLSFCYTCKKNLEQENDIYIYRGEKAFCSHECRHQEMLLDGVGNTEFDDAHRNCS; this comes from the exons ATGCTGAGAAATAGATCAAGAGCAGTGACCAGCAAGCAAGCTTTAATGGCTGATCACAGCTCTCAACCATCTCCAGCCCAAAACTACACAAAACCCATTCAATCTTTCTTTGGTTCTCCAAGGTTCAGAGCTTTTACAATGAAGGGTTTCCCTGAAACTGGTGTTCTGATGAGTCCCACTTCAATCCTTGACAACAAACCCATTTCTCCCTTTGGGAACTCCTTTTCATATAGCAAAAGCCAATCCATATCTCCCAAGTTTCTCCAAGAAAACAAACAGTCATGGACCAAAGCAGGGACAAAAGGCATTGGTCTCGCTCTAATTGACCCGTTGAATGATGAAACAATTCAAAATTGTTCTACTAAATCCGGTAGTGGGAAGGTTCTGTTTGGAACCAAGCTTAGAGTTCAAATCCCAACTTTGCAAACCTCTACACTTTATCCAATTGAATCTCCAAAATCTCCAGCTGATTTCGGAACCAAGACCCGGTATTCACATATATCTGCAATTGGGTCTCCCAATTCGAGCTCCCAAACAAAGGATTCTCCTGGAGTTTTGACAACTTGTATCTCAATGAGCGATATGGAGCATTCTGAGGAATACACATGCGTTATATCTCATGGACCAAACCCAAGAACAACTCGCATATTTGATAATTGTATTGTAGAGAGCTTCTATTCATTATCGGATAAGTCCAACTCTGTCTCTCAGAACTTCCTCAGCTTCTGCTACACTTGCAAGAAGAATCTTGAGCAGGAAAATGACATTTACATTTACAG AGGTGAAAAAGCCTTTTGTAGCCACGAATGTCGCCACCAAGAAATGCTCTTAGATGGAGTTGGGAATACAGAATTTGATGATGCCCATAGGAATTGTTCTTGA
- the LOC107425957 gene encoding uncharacterized protein LOC107425957, which translates to MEDDAPMDFGESNKDIEVAPALIAVHPNQESVAVAVGSDLRVFDVHGDCAISLVDDSSKGSLHKDSIRAIRYGASGKLLVSAGDDKLVKIWSTESWRCVSTVCSEKRVTAVAITNDGLYVCFADKFGVVWVVDLDGTDGQAVAKKKAAQLLSHYCSIITSLEFSPDGKFIVSADRDFKIRVTVFPNKPLDGAHEIQSFCLGHTEFVSCLAFVCTLEYPQGFLVSGGGDSTVRLWDIYSGSLLDTYEVGGKAGLLESNGREEECCSVITDLCTNQDGTLVAVAVQGLQEIILLKCSLSARSISLAKVVPIGGETFIPTRLEVSFSTGLLWMVTGVSNLRGFEYPSLARVRVISGLKSNADFLQNEPFVLEDNEIPGGRKLLEKLQGSISFDEKVFMAAAEALKTAMSNLLIKKQYSVEKREFRKKTRNDRKIKQ; encoded by the exons ATGGAGGACGACGCTCCGATGGATTTTGGAGAATCTAACAAGGATATTGAGGTGGCTCCGGCACTAATAGCCGTCCACCCGAACCAGGAATCCGTCGCAGTCGCAGTTGGGTCGGACCTCCGTGTCTTCGATGTCCA TGGGGATTGCGCAATTTCTTTGGTGGATGACTCTTCCAAAGGATCCCTTCATAAGGATTCTATAAGAGCTATTCGTTATGGAGCAAGTGGGAAGCTGTTGGTTTCTGCCGGCGATGATAAATTAGTGAAGATATGGTCCACCGAGTCCTGGCGCTGCGTTAGTACTGT GTGCTCAGAGAAAAGAGTGACTGCAGTTGCCATAACCAATGATGgtttatatgtttgttttgcTGACAAATTTGGGGTTGTTTGGGTTGTGGATCTGGATGGGACTGATGGACAAGCTGTTGCCAAGAAGAAGGCTGCACAACTGCTTTCTCACTATTGCAGCATCATCACTAGCTTG GAATTTTCACCTGATGGAAAGTTTATTGTTAGTGCTGATCGAGATTTTAAAATTCGG GTTACTGTTTTTCCTAATAAACCTTTAGATGGAGCTCATGAGATACAAAGTTTTTGCCTTGGTCATACAGA GTTTGTTTCTTGCCTTGCTTTTGTGTGCACTCTGGAGTACCCCCAGGGTTTTCTAGTCTCTGGAGGCGGTGACTCAACA GTTCGCTTGTGGGATATTTACTCAGGGTCTCTCCTCGACACTTATGAAGTTGGAGGAAAG GCAGGACTTTTAGAGTCAAATGGAAGAGAAGAGGAGTGTTGTTCTGTAATTACCGATCTATGCACCAACCAAGATGGTACACTTGTTGCAGTGGCGGTCCAAGG ATTGCAAGAAATAATATTGCTGAAATGTAGTCTTTCTGCAAGAAGTATCTCTCTTGCAAAG GTGGTTCCCATTGGGGGGGAGACATTCATTCCTACGAGACTAGAAGTTAGCTTTTCCACTGGGTTATTGTGGATGGTGACCGGTGTCTCTAATCTGCGTGGTTTTGAATACCCTTCTTTGGCTCGCGTTAGAGTTATCTCGGGTTTAAAAAGTAATGCCGATTTTCTTCAGAATGAACCGTTTGTGTTGGAAGATAATGAGATACCTGGGGGAAGGAAGCTGCTTGAGAAGTTGCAGGGAAGTATATCCTTTGATGAAAAAGTTTTCATGGCGGCAGCTGAAGCTTTGAAAACAGCGATGagcaatttattaataaaaaaacagtaCTCTGTTGAGAAACGAGAATTTAGAAAGAAAACCAGAAATGATAGAAAGATTAAACAGTGA
- the LOC132799518 gene encoding uncharacterized protein LOC132799518, with the protein MDYWRTIAVDIHEVCYTSPPLVAPIVGAKDVSAKDASKAEEHSSGPPDANFRLACLEAKFDELNKEMAALRKMLSSVIDQQKHQAEHHMHSHSPSSSVRPSSPVPPSFGEQAEEFDAPIDGSNGRKEDDDCTTPFEPIVPGGPYVEDSWALVPYRPLHFGWDIGASADSPHHDQSAEIEVEDRTHNVGDTSRFGRVYHQSHHVISPYTDPCKKKVKFNLNRPIDASKERAFDEWYRVAQKEATVCTSFIRWERNFLLSYLHLKDG; encoded by the exons atggattactggcgaacaatagcagttgacatacatgaagtttgctacacgtcacctccacttgtagcaccaatagttggcgctaaagatgttagcgctaaagatgcgtccaaagctgaggagcattctagtggccctccagatgctaatttcagg cttgcttgcttggaggcaaaatttgatgaattaaataaagagatggcagcgttaaggaagatgcttagttctgttattgaccaacaaaagcatcag gccgagcatcatatgcatagccattcaccgtcatcttcggttagaccatcatcccctgtgcCACCGTCTTTTGGAGAGCAagccgaagaatttgatgcacccatagacggttccaatggtaggaaggaggatgatgattgtactacaccgtttgagcctattgtacctggaggaccctatgtggaggattcctgggctttggtgccatatcggcctttgcatttcgggtgggatatcggtgcttcagctgacagtccacatcatgaccaatcagctgagattgaggtggaagatcggacgcataacgttggtgatacaagccgattcggtcgagtttaccaccagtcacatcacgtcatctctccttacaccgacccgtgtaaaaagaaggtcaaatttaatcttaatcgacctattgatgcatcaaaggagagggcgttcgatgagtggtatagggtggcacagaaggaagcaaccgtgtgtacatctttTATAAGatgggaaagaaattttttgctgagctacttacatctgaaggatggttga